TTGTATTGGGGTATTGTATCACGGGGAACTCAGTGTTGATAGTGTGCCCggtgctgtgtgcgtgtgacaGGATGTCCGGTTGAGTTAGCGTCCTTAACAACACAGTGAGTGTCAAATTTCAAAGCCATCTTACCACCATGTCAAAAAGCGTTCCAAAGAGTGGTGACAGATCTGGCACCTGCCAACCATCAGACGGTACGAGAAAGCGAAAACGGGACACAATTCCATCCGGCCCTTACCACGCGGATCGTTCCACGGCTGGCAAAAGGATATGCATTCCCACGGCAATGGAATCGGCAACGAGCACCACCGTTAGCTCCACCACACCCGACTCATCATCACCCTCGACCGGACGCGGTGCAGTTACGGACTTTATGCTGCAAGCTCTTGGCTGCATTCGTGAGCTACAGGATGAGTTGGATTTTTTGCAAAACGACCCGTACGCCGAGGATACGGACGATGAAGATGAACAGCCAGTTGACGGGAGACAACCGGTGCAGCCGAGCGTGATCGGTGGCCGACAGGCGGAAGCAATGGGATGGGCCGTTTGTGCCCGGGAAACGATGCATTTTCTGCAACGCGAAGGTATACCACCGGACAGTCCGTTGATGGTGAATCTACGTCGACGGCTCGTTGGACGGCGGGTGGATGAACCGGACGAAGGACTCTCTCGCTGAGAGACTTCCCGTTGTCTGCGTAACGCGCGTTTCACAACATTTCTAGTCACGCCAGGACGGGTTTCGGGAAGGTAAGAAACTGCAAGGTGATTCGGAACGGAATGTAAAG
This genomic window from Anopheles maculipalpis chromosome 2RL, idAnoMacuDA_375_x, whole genome shotgun sequence contains:
- the LOC126566024 gene encoding uncharacterized protein LOC126566024, which codes for MSKSVPKSGDRSGTCQPSDGTRKRKRDTIPSGPYHADRSTAGKRICIPTAMESATSTTVSSTTPDSSSPSTGRGAVTDFMLQALGCIRELQDELDFLQNDPYAEDTDDEDEQPVDGRQPVQPSVIGGRQAEAMGWAVCARETMHFLQREGIPPDSPLMVNLRRRLVGRRVDEPDEGLSR